From Paenibacillus polymyxa, the proteins below share one genomic window:
- a CDS encoding GNAT family N-acetyltransferase yields the protein MPQISDVQHLPARSWVLRRRQLLFLARSSGGMRITRNALRQLAVLTPEQLNTPGSSLLCAYVRTEKGLRIAGFSLALNYGKDACIVIVRPLYRGRRLGARLLSAQLQQLRRLTCSVATDNMASLKTCFGAGLIAHEMTTGPTGKPTLIFCGELSEDEQTAEEGGMLCQNLS from the coding sequence ATGCCGCAAATTAGCGATGTTCAACATTTGCCTGCCCGGAGTTGGGTACTAAGACGACGACAGTTGCTGTTTCTGGCTCGCAGTTCGGGCGGCATGCGCATTACTCGCAATGCTCTGCGGCAGTTGGCTGTTTTAACGCCGGAGCAATTGAACACCCCTGGCTCCTCCCTCCTGTGCGCATATGTGCGCACGGAGAAGGGGCTACGGATTGCGGGATTTTCCCTCGCTCTGAATTATGGGAAGGATGCTTGCATCGTGATTGTTCGTCCGCTTTACCGGGGCCGCAGACTGGGCGCTAGACTGCTGTCCGCCCAGCTCCAACAGCTGCGCCGTCTGACGTGCAGCGTAGCCACCGACAATATGGCCAGTCTCAAAACCTGTTTCGGCGCTGGACTTATTGCGCATGAAATGACGACTGGACCGACGGGAAAGCCCACGCTGATATTTTGTGGGGAGTTGTCCGAAGATGAGCAGACGGCAGAGGAAGGTGGAATGCTGTGCCAAAACCTGTCCTAG